The Raoultibacter phocaeensis genome contains a region encoding:
- a CDS encoding PspA/IM30 family protein: protein MGMLDRFTDIIKANINDLLDKAEDPSKMIDQYMRDLTESLAEVKQETAGVMAEETRTKRLVDENTAEVARYYGLARKALEAGSEEDARVFLAKKQEFEAKGENLKQAYDAAHENAKKMREMHDKLVSDIETLNGRREAIKAKVSVAKTQEKMNEFASSAEKTAGTMSAFDRMEAKADAMLDKANAMDELDQAPADEAAALEEKYASAGNDAAVDDELAKLKGEMGL, encoded by the coding sequence ATGGGCATGCTAGACCGTTTTACCGACATTATCAAAGCCAACATAAACGATCTGCTCGACAAGGCGGAAGATCCCTCGAAGATGATCGACCAGTACATGCGCGATCTGACTGAAAGCTTGGCTGAGGTCAAGCAGGAAACCGCCGGGGTCATGGCCGAAGAAACGCGCACGAAGCGCCTTGTCGACGAGAACACAGCCGAAGTCGCCCGCTACTACGGCCTTGCCCGCAAAGCGCTCGAGGCGGGAAGCGAAGAGGATGCGCGCGTGTTTCTCGCGAAGAAGCAGGAGTTCGAAGCCAAGGGAGAAAATCTCAAGCAGGCATACGATGCGGCGCACGAGAACGCGAAGAAAATGCGCGAGATGCACGACAAGCTCGTGAGTGACATCGAAACGCTCAACGGTCGCCGCGAGGCCATCAAGGCCAAGGTGTCGGTTGCCAAGACCCAAGAGAAGATGAACGAGTTCGCTTCGTCTGCCGAGAAGACCGCTGGCACCATGAGCGCCTTCGACCGTATGGAGGCCAAGGCCGATGCGATGCTCGATAAGGCGAACGCGATGGACGAGCTCGACCAGGCACCAGCTGACGAAGCTGCGGCGCTCGAGGAGAAGTATGCAAGCGCAGGCAACGATGCCGCGGTCGACGACGAGCTTGCGAAGCTGAAGGGCGAAATGGGCTTGTAG